The sequence TCGTCTCATGGGATCCGAATGTTGAAATCCTGATTCACAACCAATGAATGAGCAAAGGCTTCTTCTGCTGTCAGCCGTGAGAGGAGAATATGGGCCGACTGATGGTGCTGTTGGTGGTCATGGCTGCCAGCTCCCACCTGAAGAACACAAACATGTTTATGGGTTCAGAGCATCATCAGATGACTGTAAATGATGAAACCCATGATGAGCAGAATGATGTGGTCTCTCTGCAGGAGGGGTGAATGTGTGTCGAGGCAGTAGGAGGGTCTGATTCATTAAGATAAGAACTTGACCAACTTGACCATTTGTGACTTTTTGTCACTGTGACAATCATTCAGGTCTcactgagtgcgtttacatgcacaaaataaacggatcaaaaatcagcttataaaagaaacctgttttcacgtgtttacatgcatagtaataaaccggcgtttacatggaagtttcaGACTTGCCGGGTTTCTTGTGTGCAGTGAATTCATcgtcgatagtctgtttagtcATTAAACATGCAGAGGGAaaacggtcagaagctgtatttttatatctcttctctgcatatgcaacaatagttcttcattttgacgtttctacatcaactgcatgatttgAGAGCGGACTTagttattttactgttacttccgtttgggacttttaccatttccccgataaaagaaaaacgttttacacgtttacatgaccttacttgttatcagcttattaagcataatcggagtAATGTAAacatgtgcatgtaaacgcactcacaGTATGTGAAAACAACAGCATTTCTGCCTTTGCgcttcaaatgtgtttttatgaaaaACCTTCATGAATCTCACTgctgtaacacaaacacactgtggTGTACATCTGCAgaaatctgtgtgtgtattttgtctTTGGTGAGAGTGATAATTCTTTCCACTAATTGGCTGAATTAATGGGCTTTGCTGTTAGTGTGGAGTATTAACACGACTTGAGAGTGATCtgacccctctctctctcgtgtgtgtgtatgtgtgtgtaacctGATCTGTAAAGCTGTGGATGAGGGTCAAGGGTTGATGGTCAGATTGTTATCAGTGTCTCTGGTTTCACACTCATTcactgctctgtgtgtgtgtgtgttataatgATGTGAgttatgtttttgtaaatgGCCCACACACTGATTAAAGACTCATAAATCAGCTGAATCaggttttcatttaaatgtaataatgtcCACAGGTCAGTGTGAGAGTTTGGGGATAAAAATATCATTAGCCTGCTTTGAAAACAAGTCTGTGAGATGTTCTTACTTTAACAGtttgtgcatctgtgtgtgttgagttaaaacacataaacactGCACGTGCGGCAGCCACTGTTCACATGGATGACATAATATGAAAGATGTATGCTGTATCGGTCCGGGTGTTTATGGGCTAATTGACAAAAGAGACAAAATGGCAAAAAAGAGCCAATAGAGACACAAAAATGATTCCTATATCTAAACGGTGGAGTAGAGATCTTCTGTCATTCATCAGATGTCTGTGCACACGCAGTTGAACGTGCAGCTCAATTCATCTCACCTGATGTCATGCGGAAGACCAGACTGCTCCAGACTGTACTGAATCACCGCTAGTTTACATAAAGTCTTCAAATTAGGACctgaaaaaaaatatgtgaCGAGTTAAAGACAGACAACGCGATGAACATGTATATATTCTGAACATGTATCTCTGTCTATTAGACCGTCTAACAGTGGCTAAAATCACTAAATACTTtaacataacatttaaaaaaacagtgaATGAAGTTCAGGTACATGTATTCAGTGTGAACACGGCTCAAAAAGACGAGTAACCCATCACAATAAACTGTCACAACTACAGAAATGTGAATTGGAGGAGTGCAGAGGAAAGCCTTATATGGTCTTCCGCTGCAGATCTCCATATGGAGCTGCGCAGGTGTCTGCAGTGATGCCAACAGCATTTCCCTGCTCTATTTTTCACTCTCTCCTGTGGAGCAGACACACACTGTGCCATAAGAGACACTTTATTTGGTAACCGCATCTAAAGCCGGAAGCCCGATTGAGACCAAACcatagagatagagagagagagagagagagagagagagagagagataggagagagagagagagagagagagagagagaagagagaccgagagagagagagagaaagagagagagagagagagagagagaaaagagaagagagagagagagagagaacgagagagaagagagaatagagaggagagagagaaa is a genomic window of Triplophysa rosa unplaced genomic scaffold, Trosa_1v2 scaffold248_ERROPOS105851, whole genome shotgun sequence containing:
- the LOC130550156 gene encoding kelch domain-containing protein 3-like; amino-acid sequence: MELSHVCDCVFDSPCPEQGMGDEFNLMDHSDLYILDFSPNLKTLCKLAVIQYSLEQSGLPHDIRWELAAMTTNSTISRPIFSSHG